From a single Raphanus sativus cultivar WK10039 chromosome 3, ASM80110v3, whole genome shotgun sequence genomic region:
- the LOC108847934 gene encoding protein MODIFIER OF SNC1 11 translates to MANNGGKDTATVEHVSVENPKNIVDLNTAEHDDGILDGEVKGVSDSTNVSSEKKDEANSKAIGSTDSVDADDIQKKIRRAERFGVSVKLTEEEKRNSRAERFGTVAAVKDSQGTKKAEELKRKARADRFGVPALSSTTKVDSTEEEEAKKKARLARFGNGSKVDSAEDDKRKARALRFSKPASDPSSGLPGKLNIGKEAAVSGNAA, encoded by the exons ATGGCGAACAACGGAGGCAAGGACACGGCTACGGTGGAGCATGTCTCTGTTGAAAACCCTAAGAACATCGTTGACCTCAACACTGCGGAGCATGATGATGGCATTCTCGACGGAGAAGTCAAGGGAGTATCAGATTCGACTAATGTTTCCAGTGAGAAGAAGGACGAAGCCAACTCCAAGGCTATTGGATCTACCGATTCTGTGGATGCAGATGATATTCAGAAGAAGATTCGACGTGCTGAGAGGTTTGGTGTTTCTGTGAAGCTAACGGAAGAGGAGAAACGCAATTCTCGTGCTGAGAG GTTTGGTACTGTAGCAGCGGTGAAGGACTCACAGGGAACGAAGAAAGCAGAGGAATTGAAGCGGAAGGCTAGAGCTGACAG ATTTGGTGTTCCTGCATTATCATCCACTACTAAAGTGGATAGCACTGAGGAGGAAGAGGCAAAGAAGAAAGCTAGGCTCGCCCGTTTCGGGAACGGTAGTAAAGTTGATTCTGCTGAAGATGATAAACGCAAAGCTAGGGCACTTAG GTTTTCAAAACCTGCTTCTGATCCATCTTCAGGTTTACCTGGGAAGCTAAATATTGGCAAG GAGGCAGCGGTGTCAGGAAACGCTGCATAA
- the LOC108847933 gene encoding probable protein phosphatase 2C 67 isoform X2, producing MVKPFWRKGTTSLERSKTSLTKNDGLTWYKDLGLHAFGEFSMAMIQANSVMEDQCQIESGPLTFNNPEVQGTFVGVYDGHGGPEASRFIADNIFPNLKKFATESGEISEEVMRNAFGETEEDFLMAVKKQWRKNPQMASVGSCCLAGVICNGLVYIANAGDSRAVLGRSERGGVRAVQLSVEHNANVESARQELWSMHPNDPNILVMKHRMWRVKGIVQVTKSIGDAYLKRAEFNREPLLPKYRVAEHFTKPILSADPSVTVTQLEPEDEFMILASDGLWEHLSNQGIARRLLKAALKEAAKKREMRYSDLKEINPGVRRHFHDDITVIVVYLEPQ from the exons ATGGTTAAACCCTTTTGGAGAAAAGGTACCACCAGCTTGGAGAGAAGTAAGACCAGTCTCACAAAGAATGATGGCTTGACATGGTACAAAGATCTTGGCCTTCACGCCTTTGGAGAGTTTTCAATGGCAATGATCCAAGCCAACAGTGTGATGGAGGATCAGTGCCAGATAGAATCAGGGCCGTTGACATTCAACAACCCTGAAGTTCAAGGCACGTTTGTTGGAGTTTACGATGGCCATGGAGGTCCAGAGGCTTCCAGATTCATTGCAGACAACATCTTCCCCAATTTAAAGA AGTTTGCCACCGAGAGTGGAGAGATCTCAGAGGAGGTGATGAGGAACGCATTTGGAGAGACAGAGGAAGATTTTCTCATGGCAGTGAAGAAGCAATGGCGCAAGAACCCACAGATGGCATCAGTGGGGTCATGTTGCTTGGCAGGAGTGATATGCAACGGACTGGTGTATATTGCAAACGCAGGAGACTCAAGGGCTGTGCTGGGAAGATCTGAGAGAGGTGGAGTGAGAGCTGTTCAGTTATCAGTAGAGCACAACGCCAATGTAGAGTCTGCGAGGCAAGAGCTATGGTCGATGCATCCCAATGATCCCAACATTCTTGTGATGAAGCACCGGATGTGGCGTGTGAAGGGCATCGTCCAG GTGACAAAATCCATAGGTGATGCATACCTCAAAAGAGCAGAGTTCAACAGGGAGCCGTTGCTGCCTAAATACAGAGTAGCAGAACACTTCACCAAGCCTATCCTTAGCGCTGATCCATCAGTCACCGTTACTCAGCTTGAACCAGAAGACGAGTTCATGATTCTTGCTTCAGACGGGCTTTGGGAGCATCTTAGCAACCAG GGAATAGCAAGGAGACTACTCAAAGCTGCGTTGAAGGAAGCAGcaaagaaaagagagatgaGATACTCTGACCTAAAAGAGATCAATCCTGGTGTTAGAAGACATTTCCATGACGATATAACCGTTATTGTGGTCTATCTCGAGCCTCAATAA
- the LOC108847933 gene encoding probable protein phosphatase 2C 67 isoform X1: MVKPFWRKGTTSLERSKTSLTKNDGLTWYKDLGLHAFGEFSMAMIQANSVMEDQCQIESGPLTFNNPEVQGTFVGVYDGHGGPEASRFIADNIFPNLKKFATESGEISEEVMRNAFGETEEDFLMAVKKQWRKNPQMASVGSCCLAGVICNGLVYIANAGDSRAVLGRSERGGVRAVQLSVEHNANVESARQELWSMHPNDPNILVMKHRMWRVKGIVQVTKSIGDAYLKRAEFNREPLLPKYRVAEHFTKPILSADPSVTVTQLEPEDEFMILASDGLWEHLSNQVAVDIVHSSARQGIARRLLKAALKEAAKKREMRYSDLKEINPGVRRHFHDDITVIVVYLEPQ, encoded by the exons ATGGTTAAACCCTTTTGGAGAAAAGGTACCACCAGCTTGGAGAGAAGTAAGACCAGTCTCACAAAGAATGATGGCTTGACATGGTACAAAGATCTTGGCCTTCACGCCTTTGGAGAGTTTTCAATGGCAATGATCCAAGCCAACAGTGTGATGGAGGATCAGTGCCAGATAGAATCAGGGCCGTTGACATTCAACAACCCTGAAGTTCAAGGCACGTTTGTTGGAGTTTACGATGGCCATGGAGGTCCAGAGGCTTCCAGATTCATTGCAGACAACATCTTCCCCAATTTAAAGA AGTTTGCCACCGAGAGTGGAGAGATCTCAGAGGAGGTGATGAGGAACGCATTTGGAGAGACAGAGGAAGATTTTCTCATGGCAGTGAAGAAGCAATGGCGCAAGAACCCACAGATGGCATCAGTGGGGTCATGTTGCTTGGCAGGAGTGATATGCAACGGACTGGTGTATATTGCAAACGCAGGAGACTCAAGGGCTGTGCTGGGAAGATCTGAGAGAGGTGGAGTGAGAGCTGTTCAGTTATCAGTAGAGCACAACGCCAATGTAGAGTCTGCGAGGCAAGAGCTATGGTCGATGCATCCCAATGATCCCAACATTCTTGTGATGAAGCACCGGATGTGGCGTGTGAAGGGCATCGTCCAG GTGACAAAATCCATAGGTGATGCATACCTCAAAAGAGCAGAGTTCAACAGGGAGCCGTTGCTGCCTAAATACAGAGTAGCAGAACACTTCACCAAGCCTATCCTTAGCGCTGATCCATCAGTCACCGTTACTCAGCTTGAACCAGAAGACGAGTTCATGATTCTTGCTTCAGACGGGCTTTGGGAGCATCTTAGCAACCAGGTAGCTGTTGATATTGTACATAGTTCCGCACGCCAA GGAATAGCAAGGAGACTACTCAAAGCTGCGTTGAAGGAAGCAGcaaagaaaagagagatgaGATACTCTGACCTAAAAGAGATCAATCCTGGTGTTAGAAGACATTTCCATGACGATATAACCGTTATTGTGGTCTATCTCGAGCCTCAATAA
- the LOC108843904 gene encoding serine/arginine-rich splicing factor RS2Z33 isoform X1 — MPRYEDRHGSTRLYVGHLSSRTRTRDVERLFSKYGRVRDVDMKRDFAFVDFSDPRDADDARYCLDGRDVDGSRIVVEFAKGTPRGSGSGSGYGSREISSSRGGPPPPGSGRCFNCGLDGHWARDCTAGDWKNKCYRCGDRGHIERNCKNSPKKLKRDQSYSRSPVRSRSPPSRRRRNRSRSRSPSYSRSRSPVRTEKKRTPEPAARSRSPEPTVLNSPPLKDRDHSPSPNEKSPMPEKKGQENGNGTSGQDHTPPRDEPSP; from the exons ATGCCTCGATATGAAGATCGTCACGGAAGCACACGACTCTATGTTGGTCACTTGTCCTCTCGAACACGAACTCGTGATGTTGAACGTCTCTTTAGCAAATATGGGAG AGTTCGAGATGTTGATATGAAGCGTGACTTTGCCTTTGTC GATTTTAGCGATCCCCGAGATGCTGATGATGCAAGGTACTGCTTAGATGGAAGAGACGTTGACGGAAGCCGTATTGTTGTTGAATTTGCTAAAGGG ACACCAcgtggttctggttctggttctggttaTGGTTCTCGAGAGATATCTTCAAGCAGAGGAGGACCTCCTCCCCCAGGAAGTGGGCGTTGCTTCAACTGTGGTCTTGATGGACACTGGGCTAGAGATTGCACTGCTGGTGATTGGAAGAACAAATGTTATCGATGTGGCGATAGAGGTCATATAGAGAGGAACTGCAAGAACAGTCCCAAGAAGCTCAA GAGGGACCAAAGTTACTCGAGATCACCAGTTAGGTCTCGGTCACCTCCTTCTCGTCGTAGAAGAAACCGCAGCAGAAGCAGAAGCCCAAGCTACAg TCGCTCAAGATCCCCGGTTAGGACTGAAAAGAAGCGAACTCCTGAACCAGCTGCGAGAAGCAGGAGCCCTGAACCAACGGTTCTTAACTCACCTCCACTCAAAGACAGAGACCATAGCCCAAGTCCCAATGAAAAGAGCCCAATGCCTGAGAAGAAGGGTCAGGAAAACGGCAATGGGACCAGTGGACAAGACCACACTCCTCCTAGAGACGAACCCAGTCCCTGA
- the LOC108843904 gene encoding serine/arginine-rich splicing factor RS2Z33 isoform X2 translates to MMLLMMMMMMLALLFLPKQLFHRRVRDVDMKRDFAFVDFSDPRDADDARYCLDGRDVDGSRIVVEFAKGTPRGSGSGSGYGSREISSSRGGPPPPGSGRCFNCGLDGHWARDCTAGDWKNKCYRCGDRGHIERNCKNSPKKLKRDQSYSRSPVRSRSPPSRRRRNRSRSRSPSYSRSRSPVRTEKKRTPEPAARSRSPEPTVLNSPPLKDRDHSPSPNEKSPMPEKKGQENGNGTSGQDHTPPRDEPSP, encoded by the exons atgatgttgttgatgatgatgatgatgatgttggcCTTACTGTTTCTGCCAAAACAATTATTTCATCGCAGAGTTCGAGATGTTGATATGAAGCGTGACTTTGCCTTTGTC GATTTTAGCGATCCCCGAGATGCTGATGATGCAAGGTACTGCTTAGATGGAAGAGACGTTGACGGAAGCCGTATTGTTGTTGAATTTGCTAAAGGG ACACCAcgtggttctggttctggttctggttaTGGTTCTCGAGAGATATCTTCAAGCAGAGGAGGACCTCCTCCCCCAGGAAGTGGGCGTTGCTTCAACTGTGGTCTTGATGGACACTGGGCTAGAGATTGCACTGCTGGTGATTGGAAGAACAAATGTTATCGATGTGGCGATAGAGGTCATATAGAGAGGAACTGCAAGAACAGTCCCAAGAAGCTCAA GAGGGACCAAAGTTACTCGAGATCACCAGTTAGGTCTCGGTCACCTCCTTCTCGTCGTAGAAGAAACCGCAGCAGAAGCAGAAGCCCAAGCTACAg TCGCTCAAGATCCCCGGTTAGGACTGAAAAGAAGCGAACTCCTGAACCAGCTGCGAGAAGCAGGAGCCCTGAACCAACGGTTCTTAACTCACCTCCACTCAAAGACAGAGACCATAGCCCAAGTCCCAATGAAAAGAGCCCAATGCCTGAGAAGAAGGGTCAGGAAAACGGCAATGGGACCAGTGGACAAGACCACACTCCTCCTAGAGACGAACCCAGTCCCTGA
- the LOC108844282 gene encoding protein SLOW GREEN 1, chloroplastic, giving the protein MASLAKFHCSNQPFHLKLNNGQSRFQPKPTSYRIHQKPPPSRAIRASSSSKPKPSLLKTTCVTLTTAAALLSASLHLSSVKPAVAAPPIAPTASEASSSIETDQEAALEKHLAANPNDLEALQSLMKIKLQSKNLDQSVEILNRLISLDPEEQEWRILKAQVQTYGGDFDSATKGFEEVLAKDPLRVEAYHGLVMAYSESESKLSELEGRIGEAIERCKKEDRKKDFRDFMLLIAQIRVMEGNPSEALRVYQELVKDEPRDFRPYLCQGLIYTLLKKKDEAEKQFEQFRKLVPENHPYKEYFDSNMLNTNKLFAKS; this is encoded by the coding sequence ATGGCGTCTCTGGCCAAGTTTCACTGCTCTAACCAACCATTCCACCTCAAGCTCAACAACGGTCAGAGTAGATTTCAACCTAAACCAACTTCATACCGAATCCACCAGAAGCCTCCTCCCTCTCGCGCCATCAGAGCTTCATCAtcttctaaacccaaaccctctCTCCTCAAAACAACCTGCGTAACCCTCACCACAGCCGCCGCTCTGCTCTCCGCCTCCCTCCACCTCTCCTCCGTCAAACCCGCCGTCGCCGCACCTCCAATCGCGCCAACAGCTTCCGAAGCATCATCATCCATCGAAACAGACCAAGAAGCAGCGCTCGAGAAGCACCTCGCCGCCAACCCGAACGACCTGGAAGCTCTCCAGTCCCTGATGAAAATCAAGCTCCAGTCGAAGAATCTAGACCAATCGGTTGAGATTCTGAACCGCCTGATCTCCCTCGATCCCGAGGAGCAAGAGTGGCGGATCCTGAAAGCTCAGGTGCAAACCTACGGCGGAGATTTCGACTCGGCGACGAAAGGATTCGAGGAGGTTCTAGCCAAAGATCCGCTCCGCGTCGAAGCTTACCACGGACTCGTGATGGCTTACTCCGAGTCCGAGTCCAAGTTATCGGAGCTCGAGGGGAGAATCGGGGAAGCGATCGAGAGGTGCAAGAAGGAGGATAGGAAGAAGGATTTTCGGGATTTCATGCTTTTGATTGCGCAGATTAGGGTTATGGAAGGGAATCCGAGCGAGGCGCTTAGGGTTTATCAGGAGCTGGTGAAGGACGAGCCTAGGGACTTTAGGCCGTATCTCTGTCAAGGTTTGATTTATACCTTGttgaagaagaaggacgaagcgGAGAAGCAGTTTGAGCAGTTTCGAAAGTTGGTTCCTGAGAATCATCCGTATAAAGAGTATTTTGATTCCAATATGCTCAATACCAACAAGCTTTTCGCCAAGAGTTAG